Proteins from a genomic interval of Stenotrophomonas sp. 24(2023):
- a CDS encoding nicotinamide-nucleotide amidohydrolase family protein, whose product MSLPTDADLNAQAVALGQRLQQAGLLLVTAESCSGGWIAKAMTDIAGSSAFFDCGMVVYSYEAKQRLLGVRAQTLEQFGAVSRETVLEMVSGALVNSGAGMAVAVTGIAGPGGGSADKPVGSVWIGWKRRGGYARAELFHFDGDREAIRRQTVAAALHGVHAQL is encoded by the coding sequence ATGTCCCTTCCCACCGATGCCGATCTCAACGCCCAGGCCGTTGCACTGGGCCAGCGCCTGCAGCAGGCCGGCCTGCTGCTGGTGACCGCTGAAAGCTGCAGCGGGGGCTGGATCGCCAAGGCCATGACCGATATCGCCGGATCCTCGGCGTTCTTCGACTGCGGCATGGTGGTCTACAGCTACGAAGCCAAGCAGCGCCTGCTGGGCGTGCGCGCGCAGACGCTGGAGCAGTTCGGCGCGGTCAGCCGCGAGACCGTGCTGGAAATGGTGTCCGGTGCCCTGGTCAATTCCGGCGCCGGCATGGCGGTGGCGGTGACCGGTATCGCCGGCCCCGGCGGTGGCAGTGCGGACAAGCCGGTGGGCAGCGTCTGGATCGGCTGGAAGCGTCGCGGCGGCTATGCGCGCGCGGAACTGTTCCACTTCGACGGCGACCGCGAAGCCATCCGCCGGCAGACCGTCGCCGCCGCGTTGCATGGTGTCCACGCCCAGCTGTGA
- the ubiB gene encoding 2-polyprenylphenol 6-hydroxylase, producing MWETLGTVRDLGRLQEIAAVLIRYGFGDVVRRIGLATVLERAGKLLHWNDSQQMLRMTAPTRVRRAMEELGPTFVKLGQVLATRVDLLPPEWIDELSELQNAVPALPYAQIRAQLESDLGAPPQDVFAFLDETPMAAASLAQAHRARLHDGREVVLKVRRPGIRDVVEADLRLLARLAEIVEARLPDLRRYRPAEVVQQFTVSLRRELDFAAECRNAERIARNFEGRDDILIPRVHWQWTCESLNVQDFVDGIPGRDLAAVDAAGLDRVELARRGADIVLKMVLQDGCFHADPHPGNIFYLRDGRIGVIDFGMVGALSEARRFQVAQLLHGLVDQDPEAVADILLDWAGGVEVDENRLQQDISQFVDQYRGVPLKDLRIGLMLADITQLLRHYSLTLPADLALMIKAFLTLEGMGRQLDPDFDMAGAARPFLERVVVQRYAPRALLKRGRRSLQGMIDFAGDLPRDLRRLVQAARRGRLQLKVETSALQGFGDQVNRAANRLVMGVVTAALIIGSSIVMHSVGGISSRWLLALGVCGFVGAGLCGVWILFSIWRSGRHT from the coding sequence ATGTGGGAAACGCTGGGCACTGTCCGTGACCTGGGCCGGCTGCAGGAAATCGCTGCCGTCCTGATCCGCTATGGCTTCGGTGACGTGGTGCGGCGCATTGGCCTGGCCACCGTGCTGGAGCGTGCCGGCAAGCTGCTGCACTGGAACGACAGCCAGCAGATGCTGCGCATGACCGCGCCCACCCGTGTGCGGCGGGCGATGGAAGAACTGGGCCCGACGTTCGTCAAGCTGGGCCAGGTGCTGGCCACGCGCGTGGACCTGCTGCCGCCGGAATGGATCGACGAACTGTCCGAGCTGCAGAATGCGGTGCCCGCGCTGCCGTATGCCCAGATCCGTGCGCAGCTGGAAAGTGATCTCGGTGCGCCGCCACAGGACGTGTTCGCATTCCTGGATGAAACCCCGATGGCCGCCGCGTCGCTGGCGCAGGCCCATCGCGCGCGGCTGCATGATGGGCGTGAGGTGGTGCTGAAGGTGCGCCGTCCCGGTATCCGCGATGTGGTCGAAGCGGATCTGCGCCTGCTGGCACGGCTGGCGGAGATCGTCGAGGCGCGGCTGCCGGACCTGCGCCGCTACCGGCCGGCCGAGGTGGTGCAGCAGTTCACCGTTTCGCTGCGCCGCGAACTGGATTTCGCCGCCGAATGCCGCAACGCTGAACGCATCGCGCGCAACTTCGAGGGGCGTGACGACATCCTGATTCCACGCGTGCACTGGCAGTGGACGTGCGAAAGCCTGAACGTCCAGGATTTCGTTGACGGCATTCCCGGCCGCGACCTGGCGGCGGTCGATGCGGCCGGGCTGGACCGGGTGGAACTGGCCCGGCGCGGTGCGGACATCGTGCTGAAGATGGTGCTGCAGGACGGCTGCTTCCACGCCGATCCGCACCCGGGCAACATCTTCTACCTGCGCGACGGGCGCATCGGCGTGATCGATTTCGGCATGGTCGGCGCGCTGTCCGAGGCGCGGCGCTTCCAGGTCGCCCAGCTGCTGCATGGGCTGGTCGACCAGGACCCGGAGGCGGTGGCGGACATCCTGCTGGACTGGGCCGGTGGCGTGGAGGTGGACGAGAACCGCCTGCAGCAGGACATCAGCCAGTTCGTGGACCAGTACCGTGGCGTACCGCTGAAGGACCTGCGCATCGGCCTGATGCTGGCCGACATCACCCAGCTGCTGCGCCATTACAGCCTGACCCTGCCGGCCGATCTGGCATTGATGATCAAGGCGTTCCTGACCCTGGAAGGCATGGGGCGCCAGCTCGACCCCGATTTCGACATGGCCGGCGCGGCACGGCCGTTCCTGGAGCGGGTGGTGGTGCAGCGCTATGCCCCGCGCGCGCTGCTCAAGCGGGGCCGGCGCAGCCTGCAGGGCATGATCGACTTTGCCGGTGACCTGCCGCGCGACCTGCGCCGGCTGGTCCAGGCCGCGCGTCGCGGGCGCCTGCAGCTGAAGGTGGAAACCAGCGCGCTGCAGGGCTTCGGCGACCAGGTCAACCGCGCGGCCAACCGGCTGGTGATGGGCGTGGTCACGGCGGCGCTGATCATCGGCTCATCGATCGTCATGCACAGCGTAGGCGGCATTTCCAGCCGCTGGCTGCTGGCGCTGGGGGTGTGCGGCTTTGTCGGGGCCGGCCTGTGCGGTGTCTGGATCCTGTTCTCGATATGGAGAAGCGGCAGGCACACCTAG